A single genomic interval of Trichosurus vulpecula isolate mTriVul1 chromosome 6, mTriVul1.pri, whole genome shotgun sequence harbors:
- the LOC118852800 gene encoding ubiquitin-60S ribosomal protein L40-like, with protein MQIFVKTLMSKTKTLEVEPSDTIKNVKAKIQDKEESTLHLVLCLQGGIIEPSLCQLAQKYNCDKMICCKCYSCLHPRAVNCYKKKCGHTNNLHPKKIK; from the exons ATGCAGATCTTTGTGAAAACCCTGATGAGCAAGACCAAAACACTTGAGGTCGAACCCAGTGATACTATCAAGAATGTCAAAGCCAAAATCCAGGACAAAGAAG AGTCCACTCTGCACTTGGTGCTGTGTCTTCAAGGGGGCATCATTGAGCCTTCCCTTTGTCAGCTGGCCCAGAAGTACAACTGTGACAAGATGATCTGCTGTAAGTGTTATTCCTGCCTGCACCCCCGTGCTGTAAACTGCTATAAGAAGAAATGTGGCCACACCAACAATCTGCACCCCAAGAAGATCAAATAA